A segment of the Agromyces sp. H17E-10 genome:
CGCATGGCAAGCACCGCTGACATCAAGAACGGCGTCGTCCTCTCCATCGACGGGCAGCTCTGGAGCGTCATCGAGTTCCAGCACGTCAAGCCCGGCAAGGGCGGTGCGTTCGTGCGCACCAAGCTGAAGAACGTCGTCAGCGGCAAGGTCGTCGACCGCACCTACAACGCGGGCGCGAAGATCGACATCGAGAACGTCGACCGTCGCGACTTCACGTACCTCTACAACGACGGCGACGGATTCGTGTTCATGGACGCGACCGACTACGACCAGATCACCGTGCCCGCCGCGGTCGTCGGCGACGCCGCGAACTTCATGCTCGAGAACCAGGCCGTCACGATCGCCCTGAACAACGGCAACCCGCTCTACGTCGACCTGCCCGCGTCGGTCGTGCTCGAGATCACGTACACCGAGCCGGGCCTGCAGGGCGACCGCTCGACGGGCGGCACCAAGCCTGCGACCGTCGAGACCGGCTACGAGATCCAGGTGCCGCTCTTCCTCGAGACGGGCACCAAGGTCAAGGTCGACACCCGCACGGGCGACTACCTCGGCCGCGTGAACGACTAGTGAGCGCACGCACGAAGGCGCGCAAGCGCGCGCTCGACATGCTGTACTCGGCCGACATGCGCCAGGTGCCCGTCGAGCAGATGCTCGTGGTCGAGGCGCAGAAGGCCGCCAACGAGCCCGAACGTCAGGCCTCGTGGCTGTACGCGCGCGAGATCGTCGACGGCATCGTCGACCACCGCACCGAGATCGACGAGCTCATCGAGACGCACTCCCGCGGGTGGACGCTCGAGCGCATGCCCGCGGTCGACCGCGCACTGCTGCGCATCGGCGTCTGGGAGATCGTCTACAACGACGAGGTGCCCGACCCCGTGGCGATCGCGGAGGCCGTCGAGGCGGCGACCGTGCTGTCGACCGACGACTCGGCCGGCTTCGTGAACGGCCTGCTCGCCGCGGTCTCGCACGCGAAGGCCTGACCCGCACCGATCCTGCAGGCGCCCGGCTCGTCACTCGACGCGCCGGGCGCTTTCGTGTACCCGGGCGTGCTGGCGCGCGGGGGAGCCACGTCGTGCGACCGCGGCGTGCGCGCACGGGTCTCGACGGGCTGGGACGCGGCCCGCGAACGGGGGTGACCGAGGGGCGGTCCCCGAGTCGGGGTTCGGGGTTCGCCCCGAGCCGGGTTCAGCGGTGCTCCGGGCGACGGGCCTCCGGCGAGGCGATTCGATGGGAAACCGTCGCCCCCTCGGCGCACACCAACCCGATCGAATCGAAAGGCTCGTCATGTCCTCCACCACCCTCGGCACCGGTCGCACCGCCCCGACCGCTGGTCTCGACCACGTGCTCGAACGCGCGGACGCCGCCCAGGCCGTCCTCCAGCGCTTCCTCGCCCGCACCGGTGTGCCGGCGCTGCGCATCTCGCTCGGCCTCGTGTTCGCCGTGTTCGGTGCGCTGAAGTTCATCCCCGGCGCGAGCCCCGTCGACGACCTCGTCATGCGCACGTGGAACGCACTCTCGTTCGGTCTCGTCGACGGCTACGCCGCGATGGCGCTCACAGCGACGCTCGAGGTCTTCGTCGGGCTGACGTTCATCACCGGCAAGTTCCTGCGCGTGGGCCTGCTCGCCCTCGCCGCGACGTTCGTCGGCATCTTCTCGCCGCTCGTGTTCTTCACGGGCGAGCTCTTCAGCACGGCCGGGCCGACGCTCACCGCGCAGTACATCCTCAAGGACGTCGTGCTCGTCGCCGCGGCGATGGTCGTCGCGACCGGTGCGCTCACCCGTCCGATCCGCCGTCGGTGACGTCGCCCGGGCGAACGACGGGTCCGCCCGCGACCCGGCTGTCGCAGCTCGCACGCCGAGACGGCTCCCGCACTACGCGGGGGCTGTCTCGGCGTCGTCCGCTCGGTCGCCCCAGGCGGCGAGCGCCGCGGCCGCCAGGCCGAGCCCGATGAGGCTCCCGTGCGGCCAGTACGTGAACAGCACGGTCGAACCCACGATGATCACGAGGAGGGCTGCGAGCAGCAGCCGCTCCCACAGCGGGGCGCGCCGCCCGTTGACGAGGGCGACCACGATGCCCCACACGCCGATCGCCAGCAGCACGAAGGCCTCGCCGCCCCAGAGCGCATGCAGCGGAGCATCCACCGGGTGGTTCGCATATGAGAGCACGGTGACGACCGCGGCGAGGATCAGCAGCCAGCCGAGCACCCGGCCGGTCCACCCGAGCGCCGCGAGCACCGGGCCGGTCGCGAGCCAGAGGAGCACGAACGACAGGGCCGACGCGGCGCCGAACACCAGGTAGAGATCGCCGAGGCCGGCCGACGCGAGCCACTCGCGCAGCGCGTCGTAGACGGGGAGGGCGTCGAGCGTGGCGAGCCACTCCGGCGAGCCGGAGCCCGACCAGACCGCCTGCTGCGGCGGCAGCAGGAAGAACGCCCAGCCGGCCGCGGCCAGCGCGGAGATGACGCACCAGGTTCTCGAGGGATGCCGTCGCATGCCCGAACCCTAGCGCCAAGACGCGCACGACAGCAGCACGTCGATGCGCGACGCACGCCGGCCGCACGATAGACTGGCTCGAGTTGGCAACCTTTAAGGCCGTCCTGAGAGGCGGAGAAGGGAGTCGGTTGATGGCACGTGCTGTGCTCAGTCAGGCTGACATCCAGCGGGCGCTGACCCGCATCTCGCACGAGATCCTCGAATCCAATCGCGGCAGTCGCGATCTCGTCCTCCTCGGCATCCCGACCCGTGGCGTGATCCTCGCCCGGCGCATCGCCGAGACCATCGCCCGCATCGAGCCCGATGCGCCGGCGCCGTCCGTGCTCGCGGGGTCGCTCGACGTGACCATGTACCGCGACGACCTCGGGCGCACGCGAACCCGCACGCCGTCGCCCACGCAGCTGCCGCCCGGCGGCATCGACGGCAAGACCGTCGTGCTCGTCGACGACGTGCTGTACTCGGGGCGCACCATCCGGTCGGCCTTCGACGCGCTCGCAGACCTCGGCCGGGCGCGCGCCGTCCGGCTCGCGGTGCTCGTCGACCGCGGTCACCGCGAGTTCCCGATCCGCGCCGACTTCGTCGGCAAGAACCTGCCGAGCTCGACCCGCGAACGCATCAACGTACGCCTCGTCGAGACCGACGGCGACGATGCCGTCACGATCGAGGGGGGCGACGAGTGAAGCACCTGCTCGGCACCCGCGACCTGTCGCGCGACGACGCGATCGCCCTGCTCGACATCGCCGAGGACATGGCGGCCGTGCAGGAGCGCGAGGTCAAGAAGCTCCCGACGCTGCGCGGCAAGACCGTCGTGAACCTCTTCTTCGAGGACTCGACGCGCACCCGCATCTCGTTCGAGGCCGCCGCGAAGCGCCTGAGCGCCGACGTCATCAACTTCAGCGCGAAGGGCTCGAGCGTCTCGAAGGGCGAGAGCCTCAAGGACACGGCGCAGACCCTCCAGGCGATGGGCGCCGACGGCGTCGTCATCCGGCACCACTCGTCGGGCGCCCCGTACACGCTCGCGACGAGCGGGTGGATCGACGCGGGCGTCGTGAACGCCGGCGACGGCACGCACGAGCACCCGACGCAGGCGCTGCTCGACGCGTTCACGATGCGCCGGCGCCTGCACGGCTCGGCCTCGCGCGGCCGCGGGCTCGACGGCGTGCACGTCGTCATCGTCGGCGACATCCTGCACTCCCGCGTCGCGCGATCGAACGTGTGGCTCCTGCACACCCTCGGCGCGGTGGTCGAACTCGTGGCCCCGCCGACCCTCGTCCCGGTCGCGACGGGGTCGTGGCCGGCGACCGTCGGGTACGACCTCGACGCCGCACTCGCCCGCACGCCCGACGTCGTCATGATGCTCCGCATCCAGGCGGAGCGCATGCACGCGGCGTTCTTCCCGAACAGCCGCGAGTACACCCGAACCTGGGGGCTCGACGACGCCCGGTTCGACGCGCTGCCGCCGACTACGATGGTCATGCACCCCGGCCCGATGAACCGCGGGCTCGAGATCTCGGCCCGCGCGGCGGATTCGCCGCGGTCGACGGTGCGAGAACAGGTCGCGAACGGAGTATCAGTGAGAATGGCCGCCCTCTATCTGCTGCTGTCGGGCGAACGGGGTGAGGCCTGATGGGCGAGCGACACCTCATCACCGGCGCCACGCTGCCGAGCGGCGAACGCGCCGACATCCTTCTGGCCGACGGCATCATCGCCGAGGTCGGCTCGATCTCGGA
Coding sequences within it:
- the efp gene encoding elongation factor P, yielding MASTADIKNGVVLSIDGQLWSVIEFQHVKPGKGGAFVRTKLKNVVSGKVVDRTYNAGAKIDIENVDRRDFTYLYNDGDGFVFMDATDYDQITVPAAVVGDAANFMLENQAVTIALNNGNPLYVDLPASVVLEITYTEPGLQGDRSTGGTKPATVETGYEIQVPLFLETGTKVKVDTRTGDYLGRVND
- the nusB gene encoding transcription antitermination factor NusB, producing MSARTKARKRALDMLYSADMRQVPVEQMLVVEAQKAANEPERQASWLYAREIVDGIVDHRTEIDELIETHSRGWTLERMPAVDRALLRIGVWEIVYNDEVPDPVAIAEAVEAATVLSTDDSAGFVNGLLAAVSHAKA
- a CDS encoding DoxX family protein; amino-acid sequence: MSSTTLGTGRTAPTAGLDHVLERADAAQAVLQRFLARTGVPALRISLGLVFAVFGALKFIPGASPVDDLVMRTWNALSFGLVDGYAAMALTATLEVFVGLTFITGKFLRVGLLALAATFVGIFSPLVFFTGELFSTAGPTLTAQYILKDVVLVAAAMVVATGALTRPIRRR
- the pyrR gene encoding bifunctional pyr operon transcriptional regulator/uracil phosphoribosyltransferase PyrR — translated: MMARAVLSQADIQRALTRISHEILESNRGSRDLVLLGIPTRGVILARRIAETIARIEPDAPAPSVLAGSLDVTMYRDDLGRTRTRTPSPTQLPPGGIDGKTVVLVDDVLYSGRTIRSAFDALADLGRARAVRLAVLVDRGHREFPIRADFVGKNLPSSTRERINVRLVETDGDDAVTIEGGDE
- a CDS encoding aspartate carbamoyltransferase catalytic subunit is translated as MKHLLGTRDLSRDDAIALLDIAEDMAAVQEREVKKLPTLRGKTVVNLFFEDSTRTRISFEAAAKRLSADVINFSAKGSSVSKGESLKDTAQTLQAMGADGVVIRHHSSGAPYTLATSGWIDAGVVNAGDGTHEHPTQALLDAFTMRRRLHGSASRGRGLDGVHVVIVGDILHSRVARSNVWLLHTLGAVVELVAPPTLVPVATGSWPATVGYDLDAALARTPDVVMMLRIQAERMHAAFFPNSREYTRTWGLDDARFDALPPTTMVMHPGPMNRGLEISARAADSPRSTVREQVANGVSVRMAALYLLLSGERGEA